In Caldicellulosiruptor obsidiansis OB47, a single window of DNA contains:
- a CDS encoding type II secretion system F family protein, with protein MPEFVYKAVDSSGKNVEGTILADTIELAAESLKRRQLYIIDLREKGVWQKDISVQLRKKIPIKDLAVFCRQFATMLMAGIPMVSALDVIAEQFKGRYFGKVLEDIHKKVQSGSMLSRALAEKAECFPTILINMIEAGEMSGSVDQALDRMATHFEKELKLRQKIINALIYPAIVILVAIGVLIIMLTFVVPTFVGIFSELNVELPATTRFIISSSNFMRNNFILIIIVCILLVVAYKVIRKTDKGGFYIDKFKLQIPVIGKITLGQIVTRFTRTLGTMTAAGVSIVIALETTKNVMTNVFVEKKFEEVIERVQKGEGLSYPIADVGIFPRLVEIMIRTGEESGNLEYMLNKAADYYENEVENQVTRLTSVFEPIMIVLLAIMVGFLLASIILPIFKLYGSVGA; from the coding sequence ATGCCGGAGTTTGTTTACAAAGCGGTAGATAGCAGTGGGAAAAATGTTGAGGGGACAATATTGGCAGATACAATTGAGCTTGCAGCAGAAAGCCTGAAGAGGCGTCAGTTGTATATAATAGACTTGCGGGAAAAAGGAGTATGGCAGAAAGATATTTCAGTTCAGTTGCGAAAAAAGATACCTATAAAAGACTTAGCAGTGTTTTGTCGCCAGTTTGCAACAATGCTTATGGCGGGTATACCAATGGTAAGTGCGTTAGATGTCATTGCTGAGCAGTTCAAAGGCAGATATTTCGGAAAGGTATTAGAGGATATACATAAGAAAGTGCAAAGTGGGTCGATGTTGTCGAGAGCTTTAGCAGAAAAGGCTGAGTGTTTTCCAACAATATTGATAAATATGATTGAAGCTGGTGAGATGTCAGGTTCTGTTGATCAGGCACTTGATAGGATGGCTACCCACTTTGAAAAGGAGTTAAAATTACGCCAGAAAATTATAAATGCCTTGATATACCCGGCAATTGTTATTCTTGTTGCAATAGGTGTATTAATAATAATGCTCACATTTGTTGTACCGACTTTTGTAGGGATTTTTAGCGAGCTTAATGTTGAGCTGCCTGCAACCACAAGGTTCATAATCTCTAGCTCCAATTTTATGAGAAACAATTTTATTTTAATAATTATAGTATGCATTTTATTAGTGGTAGCTTACAAGGTAATTAGAAAAACAGACAAAGGTGGATTTTATATAGATAAGTTCAAACTTCAAATTCCAGTCATAGGTAAGATTACCCTTGGACAAATTGTAACAAGGTTTACAAGAACGCTTGGCACGATGACAGCGGCAGGTGTTAGTATAGTGATAGCTCTTGAGACCACAAAAAATGTCATGACAAATGTATTTGTGGAGAAGAAGTTTGAAGAGGTTATTGAAAGGGTGCAGAAGGGAGAGGGTTTGAGCTATCCTATTGCTGATGTGGGGATTTTCCCAAGGCTTGTTGAAATTATGATAAGAACCGGTGAAGAAAGTGGTAATTTGGAATATATGCTCAACAAAGCAGCAGATTACTATGAGAATGAGGTTGAAAATCAGGTGACAAGGCTCACATCGGTATTTGAGCCGATAATGATTGTGTTGCTTGCTATCATGGTTGGTTTCTTGCTGGCGTCAATAATCTTGCCGATATTCAAATTGTATGGAAGTGTTGGTGCGTAA
- a CDS encoding type II secretion system protein, with the protein MKRKGFTLIELVVVVAILGVIIAIAVPQVLKNINKARKSADIQNARHIAYAFYLFEEDSGKSLNVLIPDNNFHKIDSDVVSLSPQYSFKLSDYISGSVPKPVYRRSYYFYYKLDSVLKVYSGDGTNFYELFPNVDPGY; encoded by the coding sequence TTGAAAAGAAAAGGATTTACCTTGATTGAGCTGGTGGTAGTGGTTGCTATCCTGGGTGTGATTATTGCTATAGCCGTTCCCCAGGTTTTAAAGAATATAAATAAGGCAAGAAAGTCAGCTGATATACAAAATGCAAGGCATATTGCATATGCGTTTTACCTTTTCGAGGAAGATAGCGGGAAAAGTTTAAATGTGCTGATACCTGATAACAATTTTCACAAAATTGACTCAGATGTTGTAAGTTTAAGTCCTCAATATAGTTTTAAGCTCAGCGATTATATTTCAGGAAGCGTGCCAAAGCCAGTTTACCGACGTTCCTACTACTTCTACTATAAACTTGATAGTGTTTTGAAGGTTTATAGTGGAGATGGAACTAACTTTTACGAACTTTTTCCAAATGTAGATCCAGGTTACTAA
- a CDS encoding prepilin peptidase: MLETIVGALGLVFGSFLNVCIYRIPRGESIIFPSSHCPNCGRKIRWFDLIPILSFIILKGKCRYCKSPISPLYPAVEAVCCLLAIASTRVYGLSVSAFLLFLIGCILIYISVVDFKTYEMSVTSILLLAILKFGFEVSLKGVLKTSMTFVVLGPILNALLVGLIYLITRGNAMGLGDVLLLMAGGVGFTVRQAIVCNFVAFLVAFLYVLGLKLVQSILKGNEKKREIPFGPFISIGIFVSTVAGERIADLYYQLIIVR, from the coding sequence ATGTTAGAGACAATAGTAGGAGCGTTGGGATTGGTGTTTGGTAGCTTCCTGAATGTATGCATATATAGAATACCTCGAGGGGAATCAATTATATTCCCCTCGAGTCATTGTCCAAATTGTGGAAGAAAGATAAGATGGTTTGATTTAATTCCCATCTTAAGCTTTATTATCTTGAAAGGAAAGTGCAGATATTGCAAAAGCCCAATTTCACCTTTATACCCGGCTGTTGAAGCTGTGTGTTGTTTGCTTGCAATAGCAAGCACAAGAGTGTATGGTTTGAGTGTATCAGCTTTTTTATTATTTTTGATTGGCTGTATCCTGATATACATTTCAGTTGTAGATTTCAAAACTTACGAGATGAGCGTAACAAGTATTCTTTTGCTTGCCATTTTAAAGTTTGGGTTTGAGGTGAGTTTAAAAGGGGTTTTAAAAACCTCAATGACGTTTGTGGTGCTTGGACCAATTTTAAATGCTCTTCTGGTAGGGCTTATATACTTAATTACCCGGGGCAATGCAATGGGGTTAGGGGATGTTTTGCTTTTGATGGCAGGAGGTGTAGGATTTACAGTAAGACAGGCAATTGTGTGCAATTTCGTGGCATTTTTGGTAGCATTTTTATATGTTTTAGGTTTGAAGCTTGTTCAAAGCATTTTAAAGGGAAACGAGAAAAAGAGGGAGATTCCGTTTGGTCCGTTCATATCAATTGGCATATTTGTGTCAACAGTGGCAGGTGAAAGGATTGCTGATCTTTACTATCAGCTAATAATAGTGAGGTAG
- a CDS encoding type II secretion system protein, protein MMAWLVKQVNRKHKGFTLIEMVIVVAIIAILIAIAVPQVLKQINKSKIEADKANAKNIATAIQQWVSEGNVLNNTASWVKIENNVPVNTGNGIVDYLGSGLPKTKLKNGDFYYTYDANNQVLKIGAENSAGNIVELYPSPDPNYK, encoded by the coding sequence ATGATGGCTTGGCTTGTAAAGCAGGTTAACAGAAAGCACAAAGGTTTTACATTAATTGAGATGGTTATAGTTGTTGCAATAATTGCAATCTTGATTGCAATTGCGGTACCTCAAGTATTAAAACAGATAAACAAGTCAAAAATTGAGGCTGATAAGGCAAATGCAAAGAATATTGCAACAGCTATTCAGCAGTGGGTTTCAGAGGGAAATGTGTTGAATAATACAGCTAGCTGGGTGAAAATAGAAAATAACGTTCCTGTTAACACTGGTAACGGTATAGTAGATTACTTGGGTAGTGGACTTCCAAAGACGAAGTTAAAAAATGGGGATTTTTATTACACATATGATGCGAATAATCAAGTATTGAAAATAGGTGCTGAAAATTCTGCTGGTAATATTGTGGAGCTCTATCCGTCTCCAGATCCAAACTACAAGTAA